The Dama dama isolate Ldn47 chromosome 3, ASM3311817v1, whole genome shotgun sequence genome has a segment encoding these proteins:
- the DNAJC22 gene encoding dnaJ homolog subfamily C member 22 → MAKRLLMTYALWAVGGPAGLHHLYLGRDSHALLWMLTLGGGGIGWLWEFWKLPSFVAQANRAQEQRQSSGRGIPPLSLIRFVAQMIVGIYFGLVALISLSFMASFYLVGLPLAVGLGVLLVAAIGNQTSDLKNTLGAAFLTSPIFYGRPIAILPISLAASITAQKHRRYKPSAGSETLSVRLYRLGLAYLAFTGPLVYSALCNTAVTLSSVADTLGSFLSWFSFFPLLGRLLESVLLLPFRAWKLLVGDHGISSSYFQEWAKLYEFVDGFQDEKRQLALQAFGLSEGATNEEIHGRYRELVKTWHPDHNRHQTEEAQRHFLEIQAAYEVLRQPRKPRGSWRWEETSL, encoded by the exons ATGGCCAAGAGACTCCTGATGACTTACGCCCTCTGGGCTGTAGGGGGCCCTGCTGGCCTCCACCACCTGTACCTGGGACGGGACAGCCATGCACTGCTCTGGATGCTTACCCTGGGCGGTGGTGGTATAGGCTGGCTCTGGGAATTCTGGAAGCTCCCAAGCTTTGTTGCTCAGGCCAACAGAGCCCAGGAGCAGAGGCAGAGCTCAGGAAGGGGGATACCCCCTCTAAGTCTCATTCGCTTTGTTGCCCAGATGATAGTGGGCATCTATTTTGGCCTTGTGGCTCTCATTAGCCTTTCCTTCATGGCCAGCTTCTATCTTGTGGGCCTCCCACTGGCAGTTGGCTTAGGGGTCTTGCTGGTGGCTGCCATTGGCAACCAGACATCAGACTTAAAGAACACTCTAGGGGCCGCATTTCTTACTTCACCTATCTTCTATGGCCGCCCCATAGCCATCCTGCCCATCAGCTTGGCTGCCAGCATCACAGCCCAGAAGCATCGCCGCTACAAACCTTCAGCTGGGTCAGAGACGCTCAGCGTGCGGCTCTACCGCCTGGGCTTGGCTTACCTTGCTTTCACAGGCCCGTTAGTGTACAGTGCCCTCTGCAACACAGCTGTCACCCTCAGCTCTGTGGCAGATACTCTTGGCTCCTTCTTGAGTTGGTTCAGCTTCTTCCCCCTCCTTGGGCGCCTTTTGGAGTCTGTCCTCCTTCTGCCTTTCCGAGCCTGGAAGCTGCTGGTAGGAGATCATGGCATCAGCAGCAGCTACTTCCAAGAGTGGGCGAAGCTTTATGAATTTGTTGACGGTTTTCAGGATGAGAAGCGTCAGCTGGCTCTCCAG GCTTTTGGTCTCTCAGAGGGGGcaacaaatgaagaaatacatGGCAGATACCGGGAGCTAGTGAAGACCTGGCACCCTGACCACAATCGGCACCAGACGGAGGAAGCTCAGAGGCACTTTCTGGAGATCCAGGCTGCGTATGAAGTCCTGAGGCAGCCCAGGAAGCCCAGGGGATCCTGGAGGTGGGAAGAAACTTCCCTTTGA